A genomic region of Thermodesulfovibrio aggregans contains the following coding sequences:
- the leuC gene encoding 3-isopropylmalate dehydratase large subunit → MGMTIAEKILADHAGKKEVSAGEIINAKVDLVLANDITAPIAIKEFEKLGLKDVFDREKIALVPDHFTPQKDIKAAEQCKMLREFAYKYKIKHYFEIGRVGIEHALLPEQGLVLPGDLVIGADSHTCTYGALGAFATGVGSTDAAVAMATGECWFKVPETIKFIYYGSLQRWVGGKDLILYTIGDIGVDGASYMAMEFTGEVIDRMPMAGRFTMCNMAIEAGAKAGIIVPDKITEEYVKGRAKRAYKIYNSDPDAQYAEVREYDCSKISPMVACPHLPSNVKPAKELTHIKIDQVVIGSCTNGRLEDLREAAAVLKGRKVHPEVRMIIIPATQLIYMEALKEGLIEIFIEAQAVVSPPTCGPCLGGHMGILAKGERAIATTNRNFVGRMGHPESEVYLSSPAVAAASGVLGRIGVPEELGL, encoded by the coding sequence ATGGGAATGACAATAGCTGAAAAAATTCTTGCAGATCATGCTGGAAAAAAAGAAGTCTCTGCCGGTGAAATAATAAATGCAAAGGTTGATCTTGTTCTTGCCAATGATATTACAGCTCCTATTGCTATAAAGGAGTTTGAAAAGCTTGGACTAAAGGATGTTTTTGACAGAGAAAAAATAGCTCTTGTGCCTGATCACTTTACTCCTCAAAAAGATATAAAAGCTGCTGAGCAGTGTAAGATGCTTAGAGAGTTTGCATATAAATACAAAATCAAACACTACTTTGAAATTGGAAGAGTTGGTATTGAACATGCTCTTTTACCTGAGCAGGGATTGGTACTTCCAGGTGATCTTGTAATTGGAGCAGACAGTCATACATGCACCTATGGAGCGCTTGGAGCTTTTGCAACAGGTGTTGGTTCAACTGATGCAGCTGTTGCAATGGCTACTGGTGAATGCTGGTTTAAAGTGCCTGAAACTATAAAGTTTATTTACTATGGAAGTCTTCAAAGATGGGTGGGTGGAAAAGATTTAATTCTTTATACAATTGGAGACATTGGAGTTGACGGAGCTTCATACATGGCGATGGAGTTTACCGGTGAAGTTATTGACAGAATGCCAATGGCTGGAAGATTTACAATGTGTAACATGGCAATTGAAGCAGGTGCAAAGGCTGGCATCATTGTTCCTGATAAAATTACAGAGGAATATGTAAAAGGGCGAGCTAAAAGAGCTTATAAAATCTACAATTCAGACCCTGATGCACAATATGCAGAGGTAAGAGAGTATGACTGCTCAAAAATTTCACCGATGGTTGCCTGTCCTCATCTTCCATCAAATGTAAAACCAGCAAAGGAACTCACTCACATAAAAATTGACCAGGTTGTAATTGGTTCATGCACAAATGGAAGACTTGAAGACCTGAGAGAAGCAGCAGCAGTTCTTAAAGGAAGGAAAGTTCATCCAGAGGTGAGAATGATAATAATTCCTGCAACACAGCTTATTTACATGGAAGCACTAAAAGAGGGATTAATAGAAATATTCATAGAAGCTCAAGCAGTGGTCTCTCCTCCAACATGTGGTCCATGCCTTGGAGGACATATGGGAATCCTTGCAAAAGGAGAAAGGGCAATAGCTACTACAAACAGAAACTTTGTAGGAAGAATGGGACATCCTGAAAGCGAAGTTTATTTGAGTTCTCCTGCTGTGGCAGCTGCAAGCGGAGTGCTTGGAAGAATTGGAGTACCTGAAGAATTAGGACTGTAA
- a CDS encoding alginate export family protein → MKQLWRFLLSLTFLFSFFSLSFAIENEPGASLRLRQEIWDNVVSLGTARDAQPDRNFFRLRIQLWDNVKFNDNLRFYLRLATEPKYYTGPFRLTLDDGKNRKRFDQDEVIVDNLYIDIKKPFDLPVNFRIGRQDFLGADMYGEGFLILDGTPGDGSRTFYFNAVKASVLIADGHTVDLVYVSDPKTDQYLPSLHPAYYDRADRGRLYINHKKRLTASNEQGFWIYGRNKVSEWLNIEPYYIYKKEDEYIGIDEKYINTFGMRAVFKLSDFSLRGELARQIGKYTASGNSIRGLGGYIFAGYEFKNCPVKPYLEAGYVYLSGDKTDTTKDEGFNPLFSRAPQWNELLIYTLIPETAGKGGPIPGYWTNIKALVTKLKLNPTKDLGIILSYQHLWADEKTNITSGTYKDMFSNSGKNRGDLWAIIGTYKFTKNLDGMLQVEYFEPGDFYSDKAKNATFIRWQLQYKL, encoded by the coding sequence ATGAAGCAACTTTGGAGATTTTTACTAAGTCTGACTTTTCTCTTCAGTTTCTTTTCTTTATCCTTTGCCATTGAAAATGAACCGGGTGCATCTTTAAGATTAAGACAGGAAATCTGGGATAATGTTGTATCTTTGGGGACAGCACGGGATGCTCAACCTGACAGAAACTTTTTCAGATTGAGAATTCAGCTATGGGATAATGTTAAGTTCAATGACAATCTCAGATTTTATCTAAGATTGGCAACAGAACCAAAGTATTATACAGGTCCATTTCGTTTAACTCTTGATGATGGAAAAAACAGAAAGAGGTTTGACCAGGATGAGGTGATAGTTGACAACCTCTACATTGATATTAAAAAACCTTTTGACTTACCTGTAAACTTTCGCATTGGTAGGCAGGATTTCTTAGGAGCAGACATGTACGGAGAGGGATTTCTCATTCTTGATGGAACACCAGGAGATGGTTCAAGAACATTTTATTTCAATGCAGTGAAAGCTTCTGTTTTGATTGCAGATGGTCATACGGTTGATCTTGTTTATGTTTCAGACCCTAAAACAGATCAGTATCTTCCGAGTCTGCATCCTGCCTATTACGATAGAGCAGATAGGGGGCGTTTATACATAAACCATAAAAAAAGACTTACAGCCTCCAATGAGCAGGGATTCTGGATTTATGGTAGAAATAAAGTATCTGAATGGTTAAATATAGAGCCTTACTACATCTACAAAAAAGAAGATGAATATATAGGTATAGATGAAAAATACATCAACACATTCGGTATGAGAGCAGTATTTAAACTGAGTGATTTTTCATTGAGAGGCGAATTGGCAAGGCAGATAGGAAAATACACTGCAAGTGGAAACAGTATAAGAGGACTTGGAGGCTATATCTTCGCAGGATATGAATTTAAAAACTGCCCAGTAAAGCCCTACCTTGAAGCAGGCTATGTTTACCTGTCAGGCGATAAAACTGACACAACCAAAGATGAAGGCTTTAATCCTCTGTTTTCAAGGGCTCCCCAGTGGAATGAGTTACTAATCTATACATTAATTCCTGAAACAGCAGGAAAAGGCGGACCAATTCCAGGTTACTGGACAAATATAAAAGCCCTTGTTACAAAACTTAAATTAAATCCAACGAAAGACCTTGGAATAATCCTTTCCTATCAGCATCTCTGGGCTGATGAAAAAACAAACATAACCTCTGGCACTTACAAGGATATGTTCTCCAATAGTGGTAAAAATAGAGGAGATCTCTGGGCAATTATCGGAACTTACAAATTCACAAAAAACCTTGATGGAATGCTTCAGGTTGAGTATTTTGAACCTGGAGACTTTTACTCTGACAAAGCTAAAAATGCCACTTTCATAAGATGGCAACTTCAGTATAAACTATAA
- the ilvD gene encoding dihydroxy-acid dehydratase encodes MRSDSIKKGLERTPHRALLYATGIPKSEMKKPFIGVATSFTDIIPGHISMNELGRFIEKGIHTGGGYPFFFGIPGICDGIAMGHKGMKYSLPSRELIADIIECIVEAHQFDGIVLLTNCDKITPGMLMAAARLDIPAIVLTAGPMLAGYYKGQRRNLTTDTFEAVGKFKKGLLTEQDIQALELCACPTAGSCQGMYTANTMACITEALGMSLPGVGATPAVMSEKRRLAFETGVKIVELVKNRITARKILTKEAFYNAITVDMALGGSTNTVLHIKAIANEAGIELPLEIFDEVSRKTPHIVNIIPSGEHYMEDLYRAGGIPAVLHRLKDKIYSNPTVSGIDIKEIARKAQIFDEDVVRPIEKAYHKEGGVAILKGNLAPDGAVVKQTAVSPKMLKFEGTARCFDSEEDAMKAILDGKIKEGDVIVIRYEGPSGGPGMREMLSPTSAITGMGLNESVALITDGRFSGGTRGPCIGHVSPEAAQGGPIALLKDGDRILIDIPKRKLEVKLSESELKKRAKEWKPPKPKIKKGYLLRYARMVSSADKGAILE; translated from the coding sequence GTGAGAAGTGACAGTATAAAAAAAGGTCTTGAAAGAACTCCTCACAGAGCTCTCCTCTATGCAACAGGGATACCAAAATCAGAGATGAAAAAACCATTTATCGGCGTTGCAACAAGTTTTACCGACATAATACCCGGACATATTTCAATGAATGAACTGGGAAGATTTATAGAAAAAGGAATTCATACTGGCGGGGGCTATCCATTTTTCTTTGGCATCCCTGGAATTTGTGACGGAATTGCGATGGGACATAAGGGAATGAAGTATTCTCTGCCATCAAGAGAGCTAATTGCAGATATAATTGAATGCATTGTTGAAGCTCATCAGTTTGATGGAATAGTGCTTCTTACAAACTGTGATAAAATCACCCCAGGAATGCTCATGGCTGCTGCAAGGCTTGATATTCCCGCAATAGTGCTTACAGCAGGACCAATGCTTGCAGGATACTATAAGGGTCAGAGAAGAAACCTTACTACTGATACCTTTGAAGCTGTTGGAAAGTTTAAAAAAGGACTTTTGACAGAACAGGACATTCAAGCACTTGAACTATGTGCATGTCCAACTGCTGGTTCCTGTCAGGGAATGTACACGGCAAATACTATGGCATGTATAACTGAAGCACTTGGAATGAGCCTTCCAGGTGTTGGAGCAACTCCGGCAGTCATGTCTGAAAAGCGCAGGCTTGCTTTTGAAACCGGTGTAAAAATTGTTGAACTGGTCAAAAATAGAATTACAGCAAGAAAAATACTTACAAAAGAAGCTTTCTACAATGCCATTACAGTTGACATGGCACTCGGTGGCTCCACCAATACAGTGCTTCATATAAAAGCTATTGCCAATGAGGCAGGAATTGAACTTCCTCTTGAGATTTTTGATGAAGTAAGCAGAAAAACTCCTCACATTGTAAACATAATTCCCTCAGGAGAACATTACATGGAAGACCTTTACAGAGCTGGTGGTATTCCTGCTGTTCTTCATAGACTTAAAGATAAAATCTATTCAAATCCAACAGTTTCAGGCATTGACATAAAAGAGATTGCCAGAAAAGCTCAGATCTTTGATGAAGATGTAGTTCGTCCAATTGAAAAAGCCTATCATAAAGAAGGAGGAGTGGCGATTCTTAAAGGAAATCTTGCACCTGATGGTGCGGTGGTTAAGCAAACTGCTGTCTCGCCAAAAATGCTTAAATTTGAAGGAACTGCCCGGTGTTTTGACTCTGAAGAAGATGCAATGAAAGCAATTCTTGATGGAAAAATCAAAGAAGGAGATGTAATTGTAATAAGATACGAAGGACCTTCTGGTGGTCCTGGAATGAGGGAGATGCTTTCTCCAACAAGTGCGATCACTGGAATGGGACTTAATGAATCTGTTGCTTTGATTACTGATGGAAGATTTTCAGGAGGAACCAGAGGACCATGTATTGGACATGTCTCACCAGAGGCAGCTCAGGGAGGTCCTATTGCTTTGTTGAAAGATGGTGACAGAATTTTAATTGATATTCCCAAAAGAAAGCTTGAGGTTAAACTTTCAGAAAGCGAACTTAAAAAGAGAGCTAAAGAGTGGAAGCCACCAAAACCAAAGATAAAGAAGGGATACCTTTTAAGATATGCTCGAATGGTAAGCTCAGCTGACAAAGGAGCAATACTTGAGTAA
- a CDS encoding TIGR02757 family protein produces MDNLKNTLEKLYYSFDFKSAIEHDPIKFPKRYNEPIDIEVSAFVSTAFAYGNIKCFCSFLEELFKIMGKSPSDFIMNFKPQWLIKKLNKKYRFSSIHDIVAFLFILKSLLKKENSLEKFFINSSSKFQNPTVGKISNFVQKALQINLTPVYGRDIKTAGLLHFFPSPEKGSPCKRINLFLRWMVRAEDIDFGLWKTIKPSELIIPLDVHVLRVSRRIGLTRRNSQNIKTAQDITESLRKINPSDPLKYDFVLCHGDINRLI; encoded by the coding sequence GTGGATAACTTAAAGAATACACTTGAAAAACTATATTATTCTTTTGATTTTAAAAGCGCCATTGAGCATGATCCAATTAAATTTCCAAAAAGATATAATGAACCCATTGATATTGAAGTTTCTGCCTTTGTCTCAACAGCTTTTGCCTATGGAAATATTAAGTGTTTCTGTAGTTTCCTTGAAGAACTATTCAAAATCATGGGTAAGTCTCCTTCAGATTTTATCATGAATTTTAAACCTCAGTGGTTAATAAAAAAACTGAACAAAAAATATAGATTCAGCTCTATTCATGATATTGTGGCTTTTTTATTTATTCTTAAGAGTTTGCTTAAAAAAGAGAATTCTCTGGAAAAATTTTTTATAAATAGTTCGTCAAAGTTTCAAAATCCCACAGTTGGTAAAATTTCAAACTTTGTTCAGAAAGCTTTACAAATTAATTTAACCCCTGTTTACGGAAGAGATATAAAAACCGCAGGTTTGCTTCACTTCTTTCCATCTCCTGAAAAGGGAAGTCCCTGTAAAAGAATTAATCTTTTTTTAAGATGGATGGTAAGAGCTGAAGATATTGATTTTGGATTGTGGAAAACTATAAAACCATCAGAGTTAATTATTCCACTTGATGTGCATGTATTAAGGGTTTCAAGGAGGATTGGACTAACCAGAAGAAACTCTCAAAACATAAAAACCGCTCAGGATATTACAGAATCTTTAAGAAAGATAAATCCCTCAGACCCTTTAAAATACGACTTTGTTCTCTGTCACGGAGACATTAATAGGTTGATTTAA
- a CDS encoding PhoH family protein has protein sequence MHSIQKIKEDKEFSIVSLFKGGIPIPSKKRVIIPKTPTQKEYMEAMLKYDIVFGIGPAGTGKTYLAMAMAIHFLLTRQVSRIVLVRPAVEAGEKLGFLPGAIEEKVSPYLRPLYDALYDMLDLDRASKLIEKGAIEIAPLAFMRGRTLNDSFIILDEAQNTTTEQMKMYLTRLGFGSKTVITGDITQIDLPPQKVSGLVEALKILKDIEGIKVIYFTDKDVVRHRLVQEIIKAYEKYERHDST, from the coding sequence ATGCACTCTATTCAGAAAATTAAGGAAGATAAAGAGTTCTCAATAGTCAGTCTTTTCAAAGGTGGAATTCCTATCCCTTCCAAGAAGAGAGTTATCATTCCAAAAACACCAACTCAAAAAGAATATATGGAAGCTATGCTAAAATATGACATAGTTTTTGGAATAGGACCTGCAGGCACTGGGAAAACCTATCTCGCCATGGCTATGGCAATTCATTTTTTACTTACTAGGCAGGTATCAAGAATTGTACTTGTAAGACCGGCAGTCGAAGCAGGAGAAAAATTGGGATTTCTACCTGGAGCGATTGAAGAAAAAGTGAGCCCCTATCTAAGACCTCTTTATGATGCTCTTTATGACATGCTTGACCTTGACAGAGCATCAAAACTTATTGAAAAAGGTGCAATTGAAATAGCACCTCTTGCATTTATGAGAGGTAGAACACTTAATGATTCTTTTATTATTCTTGATGAAGCCCAAAATACGACAACAGAGCAGATGAAAATGTATCTTACAAGGCTTGGATTTGGGTCAAAAACTGTGATAACAGGAGATATTACACAGATAGATCTTCCTCCTCAGAAAGTATCTGGATTGGTAGAAGCATTAAAGATACTAAAAGACATTGAAGGAATAAAGGTAATATATTTTACTGACAAAGATGTCGTAAGACACAGACTTGTTCAGGAAATAATAAAGGCATATGAAAAATATGAAAGACACGACTCCACTTAA
- a CDS encoding HD family phosphohydrolase: MKNMKDTTPLKPVTPDRSYLRKFIEKFKSSQNGKDKKKFIDMEILPFLIVLSALNAFLLYDFKSEMTFLGNFIVIFLLIVFFYRDLIRYKPAYLKKKKMKTLLVTLMLSTLIFIRIFDHIFSVFSKGLGIDGMVIHTFAIPFAIGSVLVVLLFDFHTAITFSLILSLMSGIWLKSSLMPIYVFIGCLIGAFTLIRCKRRTDIINAGIYIAIANIVSSIALLFIMEEFSFSMFYFSSLFSVISGLSVSALCFLILPLIEKVFNVTTPLSLIELLDIDHPLLKQLSVEAPGTYHHSMIVGSLAEAAAEVVGVNPLLAKVASYYHDIGKIRMPEYFVENQTGCISKHEKLKPHLSSMIIISHVKDGVELAEEYNLPETIKDVIQQHHGTALVTYFYQKALKEMETPPSEQDYRYPGPKPQTKLAALVMLADAVEAASRTLDDPTPARISGLVDKIIKNIFLDGQLDECEITLKDLSEIKRKFEFILTGIFHRRISYPEPVKEKST, encoded by the coding sequence ATGAAAAATATGAAAGACACGACTCCACTTAAACCTGTCACTCCTGATAGATCTTACTTAAGAAAATTTATTGAAAAATTTAAATCTTCTCAAAACGGCAAGGACAAGAAAAAATTTATTGACATGGAGATATTGCCTTTTCTTATTGTTTTATCAGCTTTGAATGCCTTTTTACTTTATGATTTTAAATCGGAAATGACATTTTTGGGAAATTTTATCGTTATCTTCCTTCTTATTGTTTTTTTCTACAGAGACCTTATTAGATACAAACCTGCTTACCTTAAGAAGAAAAAAATGAAGACTTTACTTGTAACTTTAATGCTTTCAACATTGATTTTTATAAGAATATTTGACCACATATTTTCAGTTTTTTCCAAAGGATTAGGAATTGATGGTATGGTTATTCACACCTTTGCAATACCCTTTGCAATAGGTTCTGTGCTTGTGGTATTATTATTCGACTTCCATACTGCTATAACATTTTCTTTAATCCTCAGCTTAATGTCTGGAATATGGTTGAAAAGTTCTCTCATGCCTATTTATGTCTTTATCGGATGCCTTATCGGTGCATTTACTTTAATCAGATGCAAAAGAAGAACAGATATAATAAATGCAGGCATATACATTGCAATTGCTAACATAGTTAGTTCAATAGCTCTTCTTTTTATTATGGAAGAATTTAGTTTTTCAATGTTTTATTTTTCATCTCTTTTTTCTGTTATTAGTGGATTATCAGTATCAGCATTGTGTTTTCTTATTCTACCATTAATAGAAAAAGTTTTTAATGTAACAACTCCATTGAGTCTTATTGAACTACTTGATATTGATCATCCTCTACTGAAACAACTTTCAGTCGAAGCTCCTGGAACTTATCATCATAGCATGATAGTTGGTTCTCTTGCAGAAGCAGCAGCTGAGGTTGTGGGAGTTAATCCTTTGCTTGCAAAGGTAGCTTCCTATTATCACGATATAGGTAAAATCAGAATGCCCGAGTATTTCGTTGAAAATCAGACAGGATGTATAAGTAAACATGAAAAACTTAAACCTCATCTTAGCAGCATGATTATAATTTCTCATGTAAAAGACGGGGTTGAACTTGCAGAAGAATATAATCTTCCTGAAACCATAAAAGATGTAATCCAGCAACATCATGGAACAGCACTTGTTACATATTTTTATCAAAAGGCTTTAAAAGAGATGGAAACTCCTCCATCTGAACAGGATTATCGATATCCAGGTCCAAAACCACAAACAAAACTGGCAGCTTTAGTTATGCTTGCAGATGCAGTAGAGGCTGCATCAAGAACGCTTGATGATCCAACGCCTGCAAGAATTTCAGGACTCGTAGATAAAATAATTAAAAACATATTCCTTGATGGACAGCTTGATGAATGTGAAATTACATTGAAAGACCTAAGTGAGATAAAAAGAAAGTTTGAATTTATTCTTACAGGGATATTCCACAGAAGAATCTCCTATCCAGAACCTGTGAAAGAAAAATCTACATGA
- the ybeY gene encoding rRNA maturation RNase YbeY yields MKVSVEVINRQRKIIVSSRRVINLVKKILKFLYEVKNKNLFKLTGENSTMLSVSVIFVGERKMKELNFRYRGKKSTTDVLSFPYLEEEPSGSLFLGEIIIDPKKVLSQAKQYNVNFSQELDRILVHGILHLIGYDHEGSAYEARKMRKLEEKILSFLQS; encoded by the coding sequence ATGAAAGTATCAGTAGAAGTCATCAACAGACAGAGAAAAATCATAGTTTCATCCCGAAGAGTGATAAATTTAGTAAAAAAAATACTCAAGTTCTTATATGAAGTTAAAAATAAAAATCTATTCAAACTAACAGGGGAAAATTCAACCATGCTTTCCGTATCAGTAATATTTGTTGGAGAGAGAAAAATGAAAGAACTCAATTTCAGATACAGAGGTAAAAAATCAACCACTGATGTTCTATCCTTTCCCTATTTAGAAGAGGAACCTTCAGGTAGTTTATTTCTCGGAGAGATTATCATTGATCCGAAAAAAGTTTTATCTCAGGCAAAACAGTACAATGTAAACTTCTCACAGGAACTTGATAGAATCCTGGTTCATGGCATTCTTCACCTTATAGGCTATGACCATGAAGGCTCTGCCTATGAAGCAAGAAAAATGCGCAAGCTTGAAGAAAAGATTCTGAGTTTTTTACAGTCCTAA
- the galU gene encoding UTP--glucose-1-phosphate uridylyltransferase GalU, whose product MIKKAVLPVAGLGTRFLPATKASPKEMLPIIDKPLIQYAVEEAIKAGIEEFLFITGKHKRAIEDHFDKAYELEERLKASGKYDLVEKINSFENYNFVFIRQKEPKGLGDAILCARSFVKDEPFVVILSDDLIDPDYPLLNEMLKIYEDKKAPVIALEEVPLSEVSRYGIVSGKKINGYYVIDNLVEKPKPQDAPSNFAIIGRYILTPQIFKYLEQVKPDKKGEVQLTDALRLLLNETKIYGVVIKGKRYDAGEKLGYLKTIVEFALKDPEISSNFKAFLKEKLSSSIC is encoded by the coding sequence GTGATTAAAAAAGCAGTCCTTCCTGTGGCAGGTCTTGGTACAAGATTTCTTCCAGCAACAAAGGCATCACCAAAAGAAATGCTTCCTATAATAGATAAACCTCTTATTCAATATGCTGTAGAAGAGGCAATAAAAGCAGGAATTGAGGAATTTTTATTCATTACAGGAAAACACAAAAGAGCGATTGAAGATCATTTTGACAAAGCCTATGAATTGGAAGAAAGGCTTAAGGCTTCAGGAAAATATGATCTTGTTGAGAAAATTAATAGTTTTGAAAATTACAACTTTGTTTTTATAAGGCAGAAAGAACCAAAGGGTCTTGGAGATGCTATTTTGTGTGCCAGGTCATTTGTTAAAGATGAACCTTTTGTGGTAATTCTCAGTGATGATTTAATTGATCCTGACTATCCTCTTTTAAATGAGATGCTCAAGATTTATGAAGATAAAAAAGCTCCAGTTATAGCTCTTGAAGAGGTTCCTCTGAGTGAAGTTTCAAGGTATGGAATAGTTTCAGGTAAAAAGATTAATGGATATTATGTTATTGATAATTTAGTAGAAAAACCCAAGCCTCAGGATGCACCTTCCAACTTTGCAATAATAGGTAGATATATTTTAACACCTCAAATATTTAAATATCTTGAACAGGTAAAACCTGATAAAAAAGGAGAAGTTCAACTAACTGATGCTTTAAGACTGCTTTTAAATGAAACAAAGATATACGGGGTGGTAATTAAAGGAAAAAGGTATGATGCAGGAGAAAAGCTTGGTTATTTAAAAACAATAGTAGAATTCGCCTTAAAAGATCCTGAAATTTCCTCTAATTTTAAAGCGTTTCTTAAAGAAAAACTTTCAAGTTCAATTTGTTAA
- a CDS encoding DUF465 domain-containing protein: protein MREEEIIEVLKRENEEFRKLYEEHRHLDSLLDEMNKKPYLTPEEEIEKKRMQKEKLYKKDKMAEMIRQYKSKLAKEATQ from the coding sequence ATGAGAGAAGAAGAGATCATTGAAGTTCTCAAAAGAGAAAATGAAGAATTTCGTAAGCTTTACGAGGAACACAGGCATCTTGACAGTCTTCTTGACGAGATGAACAAAAAACCTTATCTAACTCCCGAAGAGGAAATTGAGAAAAAAAGAATGCAGAAAGAAAAACTTTACAAAAAAGATAAAATGGCTGAAATGATAAGACAATACAAATCCAAACTTGCAAAGGAGGCAACTCAGTGA
- a CDS encoding S1/P1 nuclease — protein sequence MRKFYINYMTFFLILFFSFSNSYAWDCFTHAYIAKKAGIRIPEAACMPDIIRDENYDLLAPMHYHDAAPGTVITPEYIDKYTVKEVIVNIDGRNLKILLPHQAGVLYWKIVNLYEKMKSLDKNKPDNRLAYEYYLVTIAHYIGDLSQPLHNFPYGDNPASDGKIYFDEGNFNKEYHIKFDEAFDVYIGSSQTEEKINKAIKEIAISNSEDLKKEISKIANSAIKIANQCYKEKRMPNEEELIEQISWSVSLLKAVIKSTY from the coding sequence ATGAGAAAATTTTATATTAATTATATGACTTTTTTTCTCATCCTCTTCTTTTCTTTTTCAAACTCCTATGCGTGGGACTGCTTTACCCATGCATACATAGCTAAAAAAGCAGGAATAAGGATTCCAGAGGCTGCATGCATGCCGGATATAATCCGTGATGAAAACTATGATCTTCTTGCACCAATGCACTATCATGATGCTGCACCTGGCACGGTCATCACACCAGAATACATTGATAAATATACTGTTAAAGAGGTAATAGTCAACATTGATGGAAGAAACTTAAAAATTCTGCTACCCCATCAGGCAGGTGTTCTTTACTGGAAAATAGTGAATCTATACGAAAAAATGAAATCTCTTGATAAAAACAAGCCTGACAACAGGCTTGCCTATGAATACTATCTTGTCACAATTGCTCACTACATAGGTGATCTTTCTCAACCTTTGCATAATTTTCCCTATGGAGACAATCCTGCAAGCGACGGAAAAATATATTTTGATGAAGGGAATTTTAACAAAGAATACCATATAAAATTTGACGAAGCCTTTGATGTTTACATTGGAAGCAGTCAAACAGAGGAAAAGATCAATAAGGCAATAAAAGAAATAGCTATCTCAAACTCAGAAGATTTAAAGAAGGAAATTTCAAAAATTGCAAATTCAGCGATAAAAATTGCAAATCAATGTTACAAAGAAAAAAGAATGCCCAATGAAGAGGAACTTATTGAGCAGATTTCATGGTCAGTGTCACTTCTAAAAGCAGTAATTAAATCAACCTATTAA